A part of Arachis hypogaea cultivar Tifrunner chromosome 12, arahy.Tifrunner.gnm2.J5K5, whole genome shotgun sequence genomic DNA contains:
- the LOC112729094 gene encoding epi-neemfruitin B 7-O-acetyltransferse L7AT-like: MEEVKVEIISRENIKPSSPTPSHLKIFKHSYLDQLVPFPHAIIILFYTSQNLSEFPKRLELLKQSLSETLTQFYPLAGKIKDELSIDCNDEGANFVVAKVNCPISKFLEKPDLNTLNKFLRTTPYFEETMIGDHVTNIQVNVFDCGGIAIGFCISHKIIDGDSLDTFLKVWTERTGCNHNSELLTKPNFATSSLFPPSTLHFRDLSRKILGSIFRKGKWVTRRFLFKDSAIATLKTQIVAKSSSDPLKNHPNTPTRVQIISALFWKYFMAASKDQFGTQRPSILLNTMNLRRRMAESLHPKNSIGNFLWLTISEHKSEHELNLNELVSKVKKSMEEIDKDFVASLQSEEEWSSIIENALRKLSGETWANNNKGDEALEGLSINSWCNFGLYDADFGWGKPMWVSSVGIQGNSVLADKVILVDTKFKDGIEAWVTLDEDKMKYLVSSTELLAYATLDPSPLAVSNSKL; the protein is encoded by the coding sequence ATGGAAGAAGTTAAAGTTGAAATCATTTCTAGAGAAAACATTAAACCTTCTTCTCCCACACCCTCTCACCTAAAAATCTTCAAACACTCTTATTTAGATCAACTTGTTCCTTTTCCTCATGCAATTATCATCCTATTCTACACCTCACAAAATCTCTCTGAGTTTCCTAAGAGATTAGAGTTGCTTAAACAATCATTATCTGAAACACTAACACAATTCTACCCTCTTGCTGGAAAGATCAAAGATGAGTTGTCCATTGATTGCAATGATGAAGGTGCTAACTTTGTAGTAGCCAAAGTGAATTGCCCTATTTCAAAGTTTCTAGAGAAGCCTGATTTGAATACCCTGAACAAGTTTCTTCGAACTACTCCATACTTCGAAGAAACAATGATAGGAGATCATGTGACTAACATTCAAGTTAATGTCTTTGATTGTGGTGGAATTGCAATTGGATTTTGCATTTCTCATAAGATCATTGATGGTGATTCACTTGACACTTTTCTGAAGGTGTGGACAGAAAGAACCGGCTGCAACCACAATTCAGAACTGTTGACAAAACCAAACTTTGCTACAAGTTCGTTGTTCCCTCCAAGTACTTTACATTTCAGAGACTTGTCAAGGAAAATATTGGGTTCCATTTTTAGGAAAGGAAAATGGGTCACAAGGAGATTTCTATTcaaagattcagctattgccacCCTCAAGACCCAAATAGTGGCAAAATCTTCATCCGATCCATTGAAGAATCATCCCAATACTCCTACACGTGTTCAGATAATTTCTGCATTGTTCTGGAAGTATTTCATGGCTGCATCAAAGGATCAATTTGGAACTCAGAGGCCTTCTATTCTGCTGAATACAATGAATCTTCGCCGAAGAATGGCAGAGTCTCTACATCCTAAGAATTCTATAGGAAATTTTCTGTGGTTGACAATTTCAGAACACAAGAGTGAGCATGAGTTGAATTTGAATGAGTTGGTGAGTAAAGTGAAGAAGTCAATGGAAGAAATTGATAAGGATTTTGTTGCAAGTTTGCAAAGTGAGGAAGAATGGAGTTCAATCATAGAAAATGCTCTTAGGAAATTAAGTGGTGAAACATGGGCTAATAATAATAAGGGTGATGAGGCATTGGAAGGATTAAGTATTAATAGTTGGTGTAACTTTGGATTATATGATGCTGATTTTGGATGGGGAAAACCTATGTGGGTGAGTAGTGTTGGTATACAAGGTAATTCAGTGTTAGCTGATAAGGTAATCTTGGTTGATACCAAATTCAAAGATGGTATAGAGGCTTGGGTTACCTTGGATGAGGACAAAATGAAGTATTTGGTGTCAAGCACTGAATTACTCGCTTATGCAACTCTTGATCCAAGTCCTTTGGCAGTGTCTAACTCAAAGTTATAG
- the LOC112729095 gene encoding epi-neemfruitin B 7-O-acetyltransferse L7AT-like — protein sequence MKDVKVEIISRENIRPSSPTPSHLRTFKHSLLDQLVPIPYAIVILFYSSHNLSEFSKRLELLKQSLSETLTQFYPLSGKIKDDLSIDCNDEGANFVVAKVNCPILEFLEKPDMDSLHKFLPISNPLSLETFIGTHVTNIQVNVFDCGGIAIGFCISHKIIDGGSLDTFLKMWTEKTNINRDLKLLTEPNFSTSSLFPTSTLHFRDLSKKIWSSLFREEKWVTRRFLFTNSAINTLKAQILAKSSSDNPLKNHPTRVQIVSAFLWKCFMAASKLQFETQRPCGIIHMVNLRRRMDKSLRPENSIGNFLWFTLADHMDEHELSLDELVSKLKNSIELVDKDFVAILQSDEGSSIMENGLRILDSKIKDEELEAFSFSSWCNFGYYDADFGWGKPMWVSNIGLKSTYVFLNMIFLVDTKFKDGIEAWVTLDEMKMKHLELFTELLNYATLDPSPLTMSNSRL from the coding sequence ATGAAAGATGTTAAAGTTGAAATCATTTCTAGAGAAAACATTAGGCCTTCTTCTCCCACACCCTCTCATCTAAGAACCTTCAAACACTCCCTTTTAGATCAACTTGTTCCCATTCCTTATGCTATAGTCATCCTATTCTACTCTTCACACAATCTCTCTGAATTCTCCAAGAGACTAGAATTGCTTAAACAATCATTATCTGAAACACTAACACAATTCTACCCTCTTAGTGGCAAGATCAAAGATGATTTGTCCATTGATTGCAATGATGAAGGTGCTAATTTTGTAGTAGCAAAAGTGAATTGTCCTATTTTAGAGTTTCTAGAAAAGCCTGATATGGATTCATTACACAAGTTTCTTCCAATTAGTAATCCACTCTCCCTTGAAACATTTATAGGAACTCATGTGACTAACATTCAAGTCAATGTCTTTGATTGTGGTGGAATTGCCATCGGATTTTGCATTTCTCATAAGATCATCGATGGTGGTTCATTGGACACTTTCTTGAAGATGTGGACAGAAAAAACCAACATCAACCGCGATTTAAAACTCTTGACAGAACCAAATTTTTCTACAAGTTCTCTCTTCCCTACAAGTACTTTACATTTCAGAGACTTATCAAAGAAAATTTGGAGTTCCTTGTTTAGAGAAGAAAAATGGGTCACAAGAAGATTCTTGTTCACAAATTCAGCTATTAACACACTCAAGGCTCAAATACTAGCTAAATCTTCATCTGATAATCCATTGAAGAATCATCCTACACGTGTTCAGATAGTTTCTGCATTTTTGTGGAAGTGTTTCATGGCTGCATCGAAGTTACAATTTGAAACTCAAAGGCCTTGTGGGATTATTCATATGGTGAATCTTCGCCGAAGAATGGACAAATCTCTACGTCCTGAGAATTCTATAGGGAATTTTCTATGGTTCACACTAGCAGATCACATGGATGAACATGAGTTGAGTTTGGATGAGTTGGTGAGTAAATTGAAGAACTCAATTGAATTAGTTGACAAAGATTTTGTTGCAATATTGCAAAGTGATGAGGGAAGTTCAATTATGGAAAATGGTCTTAGGATTCTTGACAGTAAAATAAAGGATGAGGAATTGGAAGCATTTAGTTTTAGTAGTTGGTGTAACTTTGGATACTATGATGCTGATTTTGGATGGGGAAAACCTATGTGGGTGAGTAATATTGGTTTAAAGAGTACTTATGTGTTTTTGAATATGATATTTTTGGTTGATACCAAATTCAAAGATGGTATAGAGGCTTGGGTTACCTTGGATGAGATGAAAATGAAGCATTTGGAGTTATTCACTGAATTGCTCAATTATGCAACTCTTGATCCAAGTCCTTTGACAATGTCTAACTCAAGGTTATAG